Genomic DNA from Candidatus Koribacter versatilis Ellin345:
AAGATCGTCGTCGAAGGCACAATCAGCTGCCGGTACGGCATAACGGGCGTGGAATATTGCAGTGCGATTTTCCAGGATGTAACCAAGCGGCGTGAAGTCGATCGTATGAAGAACGAGTTCATCTCGGTGGTGAGCCATGAACTACGCACGCCGCTGACATCTATCCGCGGCTCGCTCGGGCTGCTCGCTGGAGGCGCCTTACGTAAAGATCCGGAGAAAGCCGACCGGATGCTCGACATCGCACTGAAGAACACCGAGCGATTGGTGCGGCTCATCAACGACATTCTCGACATCGAGAAGATCGAATCCGGTAACATCGCGCTAAACGTCCAACCGCTCGATGCCGCAGATCTGATTTCGCAAGCCAGTGCAACCATGCATGCCATGGCAGACGCTAACAAGGTTCGGCTGGAGACCCATTCGACGCGGGGCATCCTTTATGCCGACCGCGATCGTATGCTTCAAACCCTCACCAACCTGTTAAGCAATGCCATCAAGTTTTCCAAGCCCGACAATACCGTGACGATCAGTTCCCAGCGCCGGGGAGGGGGGCTCCTGATTCGCGTGCGTGACCAGGGCAGAGGCATTCCGTCTAACAAGCTGCAAACGATTTTCGAGCGTTTCCAGCAGGTAGATGCGTCGGACTCGCGCGACAAAGGCGGTACAGGTCTTGGCCTGGCGATCTGCCGCAGCATCGTGCAGCAGCACGGCGGATCGATCTGGGTCGACAGCATCGACGGAAAAGGTAGCGAATTCTTTATCCTGCTTCCCCGCTTCCAGGAAGAAGACGCCTCCATAGTGCAAGCCGATGCTTCCCCCGGTCCCACTTCCGGGGCCGCCCCTGCAAATTAGAACTGCAGCGCTTTCACGGCCGTTGTTGTATATTCTGCAAACCTGTTCCAATCAGCCGGGGTAGACCATGGCGGCTAAACGCATTTTAGTGGTAGATGACGAGGACGACATTCGCGAGGTAGCCGCGCTGAGCCTCGAGACGGTTGCGGGCTACGAAGTGTTGAGCGCTCGATCCGGAATCTCCGCGTTATCCATTGCCGCCAGTGAACAGCCCGACGCCATCCTGCTCGATGTGATGATGCCCGAAATGGATGGGCCGACCACTTTCCAGAAGCTCCAGGCACAACCCTCGACCTCCCACATACCGGTGGTCTTCTTGACGGCGAAAGTTCAGCCGAGCGAGAAGGCGCGGTTCGCAAGCCTGGGCGCCTCGGCGGTTCTATCCAAACCCTTCGACCCTCTGACACTCCCGGCGGAACTTGCAGATGCCCTGGGATGGCCGAGGCCCTGAACTATGTCGCACTCGCCCGCGAACCCAACCCAACAGACCAAAGCCATGTTGGCCGTGGTGTGGAACAAGAACCGCGACCTGCTCCTGCACCGGCTCGATACTATCGAGAGTTTTTGCCGGCAATTGCCGGATTCCGCTTCCGACGTGGACCTTCGCTCCGATGCCTCTTCGGACGCCCATAAGCTGGCTGGATCCCTAGGAATGTTCGGGCTCTCGGAGGGGACCTCGGTCGCTCGCGAAATCGAGTATCGCCTCCGCGAAGATGCCGCCGACGCACTACTGACTGCGAATATCCCTGGATTGGCTTCGCAATTGCGTTCTCTGATCGAGAAGTTTCATGTCACCGTCGCCGAGCCTGAGCCTGAACGACGAAGGAAGTTGCTGATCGTCGAAGGAGATCCAGTTGTGGCGCGCGGGATCGCGGCGACGGCGGAGAAGCGCGGTATCGAATCCAGGACCGCAGTGGATCTCCCCGGCGCTCGCCAACTCCTGCAGGAAGATCGGTTCGACGTACTTGTCCTCGACCTCGCAACCGCCCAGTTGAGCGGAAACCCCGCAGTGGAAGACGAAAGCGATCAGGTGCGCGACTTGATACTCTCGCGCGCACCGATGCAGGTCCTCGCGCTTACGTCCGAAGATACCTTTGAAGATCGCGTGACCGCAGCCCAAGTCGGCGCTCACGGATTCTTGCCGAAAACCGTGCCGGTGATGGAGATCGTGGACACCTGCGAACATCTGCTCGATCTGCAGAGCGCGCAGTTCAAAGTTCTGATCGTGGATGACGACGTGGCTGTGCTCAACGCCATCCAGGTGTTGCTCGACCAGCACTCGATTCGAGTAACCTCACTTGCCGATCCGCGCCTCTTCTGGAGCATTCTGGAAGAGACCTCGCCGGACCTCGTGATCCTCGATCTCGAAATGCCCAATTTTTCGGGCCTCGAACTTTGCCGTGCAATTCGCAATGACAGTCATTGGAACCGATTGCCGGTGTTGTTCCTTAGCTCAACCTCCGACGCCCTAACGGTGACTGGCATTTTCTCGGCCGGCGCAGATGATTTCGTCGCCAAGCCGATCATTGACATTGAATTGATCACGCGCGTGCGCAACCGCCTCGATCGCGACCGGCTTTATCGCAACCTCTCCGATTACGATCCGCTCACCAGCGTACGCAATCGCCGCAGCTCAAACGTCGTCATCGCAAACTATCTCCGCTTGGCCGAACGACATGGCTTGCCGTTGTCGCTTGCGGTCATTGATCTCGACAAATTCAAACGGGTCAACGATACCTATGGCCACCAAGCCGGCGACGACGTGCTGCAACACCTCGGCTCACTTCTGCGACAATCCTTCCGCAGCGAAGACGTAGTTGCGCGCTGGGGCGGCGAGGAATTCGTCGTGGCAATGTTCGCTATGCGCCGCGGTGATGCCATCGAACGCATGGCGCACGTCCTCGAAGGCCTCGAGGCGCACGCATTTGAGGCATCGCAGGGTGTGCATTTTCACGTTTCTTTTAGCGCCGGATTATCGGAGTTCCCTGCCGACGGAAAGGATCTGCACTCCCTCTATCGCGTCGCCGACGAAGCTCTGTATCGCGCGAAGGCTGCGGGTGGGCGTCGTATTTACTCGCAATACACGGAACCGGCCGAAACCCAGGCCCCATTCGACATCGCTGTCGTGTGCGCAGATGTCGCGGTCTCGGCGCCGCTGCGGCACGTCCTCGAGATGCGCGGCTATTCGGTGGAGCTTTACCAGAGTGTAAGCGCGGCTTTGCAGGACCTCGCCGGAGCGGAGGCCTCTGCCTGTGCCCGTG
This window encodes:
- a CDS encoding response regulator, with the protein product MAAKRILVVDDEDDIREVAALSLETVAGYEVLSARSGISALSIAASEQPDAILLDVMMPEMDGPTTFQKLQAQPSTSHIPVVFLTAKVQPSEKARFASLGASAVLSKPFDPLTLPAELADALGWPRP
- a CDS encoding diguanylate cyclase, producing the protein MSHSPANPTQQTKAMLAVVWNKNRDLLLHRLDTIESFCRQLPDSASDVDLRSDASSDAHKLAGSLGMFGLSEGTSVAREIEYRLREDAADALLTANIPGLASQLRSLIEKFHVTVAEPEPERRRKLLIVEGDPVVARGIAATAEKRGIESRTAVDLPGARQLLQEDRFDVLVLDLATAQLSGNPAVEDESDQVRDLILSRAPMQVLALTSEDTFEDRVTAAQVGAHGFLPKTVPVMEIVDTCEHLLDLQSAQFKVLIVDDDVAVLNAIQVLLDQHSIRVTSLADPRLFWSILEETSPDLVILDLEMPNFSGLELCRAIRNDSHWNRLPVLFLSSTSDALTVTGIFSAGADDFVAKPIIDIELITRVRNRLDRDRLYRNLSDYDPLTSVRNRRSSNVVIANYLRLAERHGLPLSLAVIDLDKFKRVNDTYGHQAGDDVLQHLGSLLRQSFRSEDVVARWGGEEFVVAMFAMRRGDAIERMAHVLEGLEAHAFEASQGVHFHVSFSAGLSEFPADGKDLHSLYRVADEALYRAKAAGGRRIYSQYTEPAETQAPFDIAVVCADVAVSAPLRHVLEMRGYSVELYQSVSAALQDLAGAEASACARAVLVEPPLATAEFLRKLRAQSPAPVVIVLGEIADPGDAGVEVLQQPYKLSHLMQRLRRILPRS